In a genomic window of Flavobacteriales bacterium:
- a CDS encoding aminotransferase class III-fold pyridoxal phosphate-dependent enzyme, which produces MKRAESNKLYKESLIYFPGGVNSPVRAFNAVEGAPLFMTKGNGSKIWDADGNEFIDFCNSWGPLILGHNNSSVKKAVLETMKSGMGFGTPTVQENELAKLILNNNSYIKKIRFVSSGTEAVMSAIRLARGYTRRNKIIKFEGCY; this is translated from the coding sequence ATGAAAAGAGCAGAATCAAATAAGTTATATAAAGAGTCTTTAATCTACTTTCCAGGTGGAGTAAATTCACCGGTAAGAGCATTTAATGCAGTTGAAGGAGCGCCACTCTTTATGACCAAAGGAAACGGATCTAAGATTTGGGATGCCGATGGTAACGAGTTTATTGATTTTTGTAATTCATGGGGGCCATTAATTTTGGGTCATAATAACAGTTCTGTTAAAAAGGCTGTTTTAGAAACGATGAAAAGCGGAATGGGCTTTGGGACACCAACCGTTCAAGAGAATGAATTGGCCAAACTGATCCTAAACAACAATTCATACATTAAGAAAATAAGATTTGTAAGCTCAGGAACCGAAGCTGTAATGTCGGCAATTAGACTAGCAAGAGGTTATACTAGGCGAAATAAAATAATCAAATTTGAAGGGTGCTATCA
- a CDS encoding MBL fold metallo-hydrolase: protein MIEIKSFVFNEFQENTYILFDESNECIIFDPGCNNESEENQIYGYISEKKLKPVRLINTHCHIDHVLGNKFIADTYSLPLEIHKDELFMLEAVTMVGAKYQIHVTESPKPSSYLNENDVIKFGNSTLNILFTPGHSPGHLTFYNEEENIAIVGDVLFQNSIGRTDLPGGNYETLIKSIKEQLMPLHDDTLVYPGHGPSTTIGVERNVNPFLNN from the coding sequence TATTTAACGAATTTCAGGAAAATACATATATCCTTTTTGATGAATCCAATGAATGCATAATCTTCGATCCAGGTTGCAATAATGAAAGTGAAGAAAATCAGATCTATGGATACATCTCAGAAAAAAAATTAAAGCCCGTAAGATTAATTAATACGCATTGTCATATTGATCATGTTCTAGGAAATAAATTTATTGCCGACACTTACAGCCTACCTTTGGAAATTCATAAGGATGAGCTATTTATGCTTGAAGCAGTGACCATGGTTGGTGCGAAATATCAAATTCATGTAACAGAATCACCAAAACCATCCTCCTATTTAAACGAAAATGATGTGATCAAATTCGGCAATTCAACATTAAACATTCTCTTTACACCTGGGCATTCACCTGGGCATCTTACATTTTATAATGAAGAAGAGAACATTGCAATCGTTGGAGACGTATTATTCCAAAATAGCATAGGAAGAACCGATTTACCAGGCGGTAATTACGAAACATTAATAAAAAGTATCAAAGAGCAATTAATGCCCCTGCATGACGACACCCTCGTTTATCCAGGTCATGGCCCGTCAACAACCATAGGGGTAGAACGAAATGTAAATCCATTCTTAAATAATTAA